ACGACGAAGCTCCCGCGTCAACCCGACCCGAAGCCGGGTCGCACGGCGTTGAGCTGCACCAACAGCTCGCCATCCGGGGCGGGGCACCGGTCCGGCGCAGCCCCTGGCCGACCTACGACAAGGGCGCCGTGCACGTCTGTCGGGAGGACGAGGAAGCGGCGATCCGGGCAATCCGCAGTCACCTCTACTTCCGCTACGACCACCGTAACGAGTCGGAAACGGAGTGCGGGCAGTTCGAGGCTGAATTGTGCCGCTACTTCGGCACCCGGCACGCACTCGCGGTATCCAGTGGCACCGCCGCGCTCGCGCTGGCCATCATGGGTGCCGCCGTTCCCCCCGGCGCATTGGTGGCCTGCCCCGGATTCACCTTCGTGGCCACCCCCAGCGCCATTGTGCTGGCCGGGTGCCGACCATTCCTGGTCGAGGTCGACGACGACCTGCGGATGGATCTGGACGACCTGCGCCGCCGCTGGCGACCGGAGATCAAGGCGATCCTGGTGGTGCACATGCGCGGCTTCGCCGCCGACGTCGCGGCGCTGGCCGCGTTCGCCGCCGAGATGGGCGTCCCGCTGATCGAGGACGCGGTGCCCGCCCTCGGCGCCGAGCTGGACGGTCGCAAGCTCGGCACGTTCGGCGTGGCGGGGGCGTTCAGCACCCAGTCCGACAAGGCGCTCAACTGCGGCGAGGGCGGCTTCCTGGTCACCGACGACAGCACCCTGTTCGGCCGGGCGGTGGCGCTCTCCGGGGCGTACGAGGGGCGGCTGCGACGGCACTTCCCGGGCACCGAGCCACCCGTCGACGGGTTGACACTGCCCCTGCTCAGCCTGCGGATGGACGAGATCCGGGCCGCCCTGCTGCGTGCCGAGCTGACCCGGCTGCCGCAGCGGCTGGCCCTGTTCCACCGCAACTACGCGCAGGTCAGCGGCGCGCTGGCCGACCTGCCGGGGATCGCCGTCCGCAACCCGGTCGCGCCCGGGGCGTACCTCGGCGAGGCGTTCGTGTTCCGGGTGCCCGGCGGCGACGCGGGGTGGTTCACCCGCGCGCTACGGGCCGAGGGCATCGACGCCCGCAACATCGGCGCGGACGACGACCTCAACGTCCGCGCCTTCTGGAACTGGCGGTTCATGTACGACGACACCGACCCGGCGCGGATCCGCGCCACCCTGCCGCGCACCGCCCGGCTGCTCGCCGAGACGGTCGACGTGCCGCTGTCGTCCAGTCTGACCCCCGACGACTGCGACCAGCTGATCCGCGCCGTCCGCAAGGTGGCCGCCGCACTGCCCCCCGCTCCGGCCGGGTCGGGGTCGTCCACCCCGGAGCCCGTCGGGGTGGAGCCGGTGCGCGCATGACCGCCACCCCCACCCGGGACACCGCCGTCCCCCGGCTGGCGATGGTGGGCATCTTCGGTGGTCTCTTCGCCGGCTACCTGGGGCTCACCGCCGTCATCCCGGTGCTGCCGGCGTTCCTGCGCGACCGGCACGACGCCGGGGACTTCGCCGTCGGCCTGGTGGTCACCGTCACCGCGGTGACCGCGCTGCTGGTCCGGCCGGTGGCCGGCGCGCTGGCCGACCGGCACGGCCACCGCACCGTGATGCTGGCCGGGGCGCTGGTCGTCGCCGCCGGGGGCCTGCTCTACCTGCTGCCGTTGAACGTGCCCGCGCTGGTCGCGGTGCGGCTGCTGCTCGGCGCGGGCGAGGCCGCCCTGTTCACCGCCGGTGCGGTGTGGACGGTGGCGCTCGCCCCGCACCACCGGCGCGGCCAGCTCATCGGCCTCTACGGGGTGAGCATGTGGGGCGGCATCTCCGCCGGCACGTTCCTCGGCGCCACCCTGCAACAGGTGTCGTTCACGGCGGTCTGGGCACTCAGCGCCGCCGCGCCGCTGGTCGCCGCCGGGCTGATCGCCATGGTGCCGACGCCGTCCCGGACCGCCCCGACCGGCGGCGGCGGTGGGTTGCTGCTGCGGCCGGCGCTGCTGCCCGGGATCGCGCTGACCTTCGGCGCGGCCGGTTACGCCGGGCTCGCCGCGTTCGTGGTGCTGCACCTGGACACCCGCGACATCGGTCACGGGGTGGTGGTGCTGAGCTGCTTCAGCGCCGTCTACGCCGGCACCCGGCTGGTCATCGGCCACCTGCCCGACCGGCTCGGCCCGCGTCGGGTGGCCGCCTGGTGCGGGGTCGGCGAGGCGGTCGGGCTGGCCGTCATCGCGGTCGCCCCCAACCTGCCGGTCGCCGTCGTCGGCAGCGTGATCATGGGGGTCGGCTTCTCGCTGCTGCACCCGTCGCTGGCGTTGATGGTGATGAACCGGACCGACCCGGCGCGGCAGGGCGCGGCGATCGGCGCGTACACGTCGTTCTGGGATCTGGGGCTCGCGGTGTGGGGGCCGGTCACCGGCCTGGTCGCCGCCGGCTTCGGCTATCCGGCGGTCTTCACCGTCGGCGCGGCCTGCGCGCTGCTCGCCGCCGCCCTCGCGGTACGGATCGGCCGCCCGGCCGCCGCGCCGACGGAGGTGCCGGCCGGATGAGCGCACCGTTGACCGTCCTCTGCGTCACCGGCTGGTGCCGCAACGGCAGCACCATCATCGGCAACGTCCTCAACGAGGTGCCCGGTTTCTTCCACGTCGGTGAGCTGCACTTCCTGTGGAAGAACGCCACCGGCCGGGGGGTCAACGACCGGTGCGGCTGCGGCGAGGCGCTGACCGGCTGCCCGATCTGGTCGTCGGTGCTGCCGATCGGCTGCCCCGAGGGCATGTCGCCCGACGCGCACGCCGAGACGGTGATCCGCCGGCAGTGGAGCCGGGTGCGGACC
Above is a window of Micromonospora rifamycinica DNA encoding:
- a CDS encoding MFS transporter, with the translated sequence MTATPTRDTAVPRLAMVGIFGGLFAGYLGLTAVIPVLPAFLRDRHDAGDFAVGLVVTVTAVTALLVRPVAGALADRHGHRTVMLAGALVVAAGGLLYLLPLNVPALVAVRLLLGAGEAALFTAGAVWTVALAPHHRRGQLIGLYGVSMWGGISAGTFLGATLQQVSFTAVWALSAAAPLVAAGLIAMVPTPSRTAPTGGGGGLLLRPALLPGIALTFGAAGYAGLAAFVVLHLDTRDIGHGVVVLSCFSAVYAGTRLVIGHLPDRLGPRRVAAWCGVGEAVGLAVIAVAPNLPVAVVGSVIMGVGFSLLHPSLALMVMNRTDPARQGAAIGAYTSFWDLGLAVWGPVTGLVAAGFGYPAVFTVGAACALLAAALAVRIGRPAAAPTEVPAG
- a CDS encoding DegT/DnrJ/EryC1/StrS family aminotransferase translates to MNGNDEAPASTRPEAGSHGVELHQQLAIRGGAPVRRSPWPTYDKGAVHVCREDEEAAIRAIRSHLYFRYDHRNESETECGQFEAELCRYFGTRHALAVSSGTAALALAIMGAAVPPGALVACPGFTFVATPSAIVLAGCRPFLVEVDDDLRMDLDDLRRRWRPEIKAILVVHMRGFAADVAALAAFAAEMGVPLIEDAVPALGAELDGRKLGTFGVAGAFSTQSDKALNCGEGGFLVTDDSTLFGRAVALSGAYEGRLRRHFPGTEPPVDGLTLPLLSLRMDEIRAALLRAELTRLPQRLALFHRNYAQVSGALADLPGIAVRNPVAPGAYLGEAFVFRVPGGDAGWFTRALRAEGIDARNIGADDDLNVRAFWNWRFMYDDTDPARIRATLPRTARLLAETVDVPLSSSLTPDDCDQLIRAVRKVAAALPPAPAGSGSSTPEPVGVEPVRA